A part of Bacillus thuringiensis genomic DNA contains:
- the yfmF gene encoding EF-P 5-aminopentanol modification-associated protein YfmF yields MKLMEQQLHELGGLRVHIIPTDKYKTNTFVFRFKAPLNEETVTERALLPYVLQSATEKLPSVIRLRQYLEELYGSSLAVDVSKKGEDHIISIYVDIANEVYLHDAPPLFEKALSMLSDIVLHPATEGNGFLPSIVESEKRALLQRIEATYDDKMRYANERLIEEMCKVEPYRLSANGKKESVSSITNKSLYQYYQKVLAEDEMDLYIIGDISENAVDLVSKYFSVSARPVRERNVLLHKRNNEEKEVVEKQELKQSKLHIGYRTFITYKDEDYFALQLFNGLFGGFSHSKLFVNVREKNSLAYYAASRFESHKGLLFVMSGIEAKNYEKAVEIIKEQMLAMQNGDFSEEEMHQTKSVIQNQILEAIDTPRGFVEMLYHGIISDRTRPVEEWLSGIESVTKEEIVKVAKNIELDTIYFLHGTEGE; encoded by the coding sequence ATGAAACTGATGGAACAACAGTTACACGAGTTAGGTGGTTTGCGAGTACATATTATTCCAACTGATAAATATAAAACAAATACTTTTGTATTTCGTTTTAAAGCACCTTTAAATGAGGAGACGGTGACAGAGCGTGCACTATTGCCATACGTATTGCAAAGTGCGACAGAAAAGCTTCCTTCTGTAATTCGTCTTCGTCAATATTTAGAAGAATTATACGGATCTTCTTTGGCAGTCGATGTAAGTAAAAAAGGAGAAGACCATATCATCTCTATTTATGTAGACATTGCAAATGAAGTATATTTGCATGATGCACCACCGTTATTTGAAAAAGCGCTTTCTATGTTATCGGATATAGTTTTACATCCAGCAACAGAGGGGAATGGTTTTCTACCTTCTATCGTAGAAAGTGAAAAAAGAGCGCTCTTGCAGCGAATTGAAGCTACGTATGATGATAAAATGCGCTATGCAAACGAGCGTTTAATTGAAGAAATGTGCAAAGTAGAACCGTATCGTTTAAGTGCAAATGGGAAAAAAGAGAGTGTTTCTTCTATTACAAATAAAAGTTTGTATCAATATTATCAAAAAGTGTTAGCAGAAGATGAAATGGATTTATATATTATTGGTGATATTTCAGAAAACGCAGTTGATCTTGTAAGTAAGTATTTTTCTGTTTCAGCGCGTCCTGTAAGAGAAAGAAATGTACTTCTTCATAAGAGAAATAATGAAGAAAAAGAAGTTGTGGAAAAACAAGAATTAAAACAAAGTAAATTACACATCGGTTATCGTACGTTTATTACGTATAAAGACGAAGATTATTTCGCACTGCAATTGTTCAATGGACTGTTTGGAGGATTTTCACATTCGAAGTTATTCGTTAATGTTCGCGAAAAAAATAGTTTAGCGTACTATGCGGCATCCCGCTTTGAAAGTCATAAAGGCTTATTGTTTGTCATGTCAGGAATCGAAGCGAAAAATTATGAAAAAGCTGTTGAGATTATTAAAGAACAAATGTTAGCGATGCAAAATGGTGATTTTTCAGAAGAAGAGATGCATCAAACGAAAAGTGTTATTCAAAATCAAATATTAGAGGCGATTGATACACCGCGCGGATTTGTGGAAATGCTGTATCATGGTATTATTTCAGACCGTACGCGTCCGGTTGAAGAATGGCTTTCAGGTATTGAGAGTGTGACGAAAGAAGAGATTGTGAAAGTTGCTAAAAATATTGAACTAGATACAATTTACTTTTTACATGGAACGGAGGGAGAATAA
- a CDS encoding ABC transporter permease, with translation MSFLDILAILVTGTLYTSAPIIFTALGGVFSERSGVVNIGLEGLMLFGAFIGVVTNLLMGDTWGTMTPWIALLFAAIGSGLFALLHAVASITFRADQVVSGVAINFLSLGLTVFAIKKIFDKGQTDFIQYRIEKIDIPGLSDIPVLGKIFFSNVPITSYIAIILAFVVWYVIYKTPFGLRLRAVGEHPMAADTMGINVYKMRYIGVCISGVFAGIGGAIFAMSISNNFSGATITGQGFLALAAMIFGKWNPLGALGAALFFGFAQSLSVTGGTIPVLDQIPSVLLTILPYVFTILALVGFVGRSEAPKALGTPYEKGKR, from the coding sequence ATGAGCTTTTTAGATATATTAGCCATTCTTGTGACGGGTACGTTATATACATCAGCACCTATAATTTTCACAGCACTAGGTGGTGTATTTAGTGAACGATCGGGTGTTGTAAATATCGGATTAGAAGGACTAATGCTATTTGGTGCATTTATTGGAGTTGTTACAAACTTATTAATGGGTGATACTTGGGGAACGATGACTCCGTGGATTGCATTATTATTTGCGGCAATTGGTAGTGGGTTATTTGCATTACTTCATGCGGTAGCATCTATTACATTCCGAGCGGATCAAGTTGTAAGTGGTGTAGCGATTAACTTCTTATCTCTTGGATTAACTGTATTTGCAATTAAGAAGATTTTTGATAAAGGACAGACTGATTTTATTCAGTACCGTATTGAAAAGATTGATATTCCAGGTCTTTCGGATATTCCGGTTTTAGGGAAAATATTCTTCTCTAACGTACCGATAACGTCGTATATTGCTATTATTTTAGCATTCGTTGTTTGGTATGTTATTTATAAAACGCCGTTTGGTCTTCGTCTTCGTGCAGTTGGTGAGCATCCAATGGCAGCTGATACGATGGGGATTAACGTATATAAAATGCGCTATATTGGTGTTTGTATATCAGGTGTGTTTGCTGGAATTGGTGGAGCAATTTTTGCAATGTCAATTTCTAATAACTTCTCAGGGGCAACTATTACTGGACAAGGTTTCTTAGCATTAGCTGCTATGATCTTTGGGAAGTGGAATCCACTAGGTGCATTAGGTGCAGCGTTATTCTTTGGTTTTGCACAATCGTTAAGTGTAACAGGTGGAACAATTCCTGTGTTAGATCAAATTCCGAGTGTTTTATTAACGATATTACCATATGTATTCACAATATTAGCACTTGTTGGTTTTGTAGGTCGTTCTGAAGCTCCGAAAGCATTAGGAACCCCTTATGAAAAAGGAAAACGATAA
- a CDS encoding ABC transporter permease — protein MAKKLLTERTINILVPVLSVIFGLLVGAIVMLVSGYDPIVGYSALWTGMFGSPSAIGETLRTMIPLILAGLSVAFAFRTGLFNIGVEGQLLVGWLAAVWFGYAVSLPAVLHIPLSILFAALVGGIWGFIPGYLKGKFQVNEVIVTIMMNYIALYVTYDIIKRFLHEGNDKTYDIKGSASLSSDWLAAITDGSRLHWGIVVAILIAILMWFLLDRTTLGYELKSVGFNQHASQYAGMKVSRNVVFSMTIAGAFAGIGGAMEGLGTFQSMTAMSSFTGVGFDGIAVALLGGNNPFGIILSALLFGGLKSASPQMNFEADVPSELINVIIACIIFFVACSYVLRWALTRMSKEGK, from the coding sequence ATGGCTAAAAAACTTTTAACAGAACGAACGATAAATATTTTAGTCCCAGTACTATCCGTTATTTTTGGCTTACTTGTCGGAGCGATTGTAATGCTAGTTAGTGGCTATGATCCGATTGTTGGTTATAGTGCACTTTGGACAGGAATGTTCGGTAGCCCAAGTGCAATAGGTGAAACGCTTCGTACAATGATACCACTTATTCTTGCCGGCTTATCAGTGGCGTTTGCATTTCGTACAGGTTTATTTAATATCGGGGTAGAGGGTCAATTACTAGTTGGTTGGCTTGCAGCAGTTTGGTTCGGTTATGCAGTGTCGCTACCAGCTGTTCTGCACATTCCGTTATCTATTTTATTTGCAGCATTGGTAGGTGGAATTTGGGGTTTCATCCCTGGATATTTAAAGGGGAAATTTCAAGTTAATGAAGTTATTGTAACAATTATGATGAACTATATTGCGTTATACGTAACATATGACATTATTAAGCGTTTCTTGCACGAGGGTAATGATAAAACGTATGACATCAAAGGGAGTGCGTCATTATCTTCAGACTGGCTTGCTGCCATCACTGATGGTTCGCGCCTTCACTGGGGAATTGTTGTAGCAATTTTAATTGCTATTTTAATGTGGTTCTTATTAGATCGAACAACTTTAGGGTATGAATTAAAGTCGGTAGGATTTAATCAACATGCTTCCCAATATGCTGGTATGAAAGTTTCTCGTAATGTAGTATTCTCTATGACAATTGCGGGTGCATTTGCGGGGATTGGTGGAGCGATGGAAGGGTTAGGAACATTCCAAAGTATGACAGCAATGTCTTCGTTTACAGGAGTAGGATTTGACGGGATTGCCGTAGCCTTACTTGGAGGGAATAATCCGTTTGGTATTATCCTTTCAGCTTTATTATTTGGTGGTTTGAAAAGTGCTTCCCCTCAAATGAACTTTGAGGCAGATGTACCATCAGAGCTTATTAATGTGATTATTGCATGTATCATCTTCTTTGTTGCATGTAGTTATGTGTTAAGATGGGCGCTTACACGCATGAGCAAGGAGGGGAAATAA
- a CDS encoding ABC transporter ATP-binding protein, with the protein MEYVIEMNNITKVFPGIVANDDITLQVKQGEIHALLGENGAGKSTLMNVLFGLYQPEQGEIKIKGKPVNITNPNVANDLGIGMVHQHFMLVHNFTVTENIILGNEPKKKGKIAVEEAAKEIQKLSEQYGLAVDPYAKIQDISVGMQQRVEILKTLYRGAEILIFDEPTAVLTPQEIHELIQIMKKLVQEGKSIILITHKLKEIMEVCDRCTIIRKGKGIGTVDVANTDENKLAELMVGRQVNFKTEKIDAKPKEEVLSIANLVVHDARQLPAVKGLDLTVRAGEIVGIAGIDGNGQSELIEAITGLRKVESGSIAIKGKEITNWPVRRITEEGIGHIPEDRHKHGLVLDFSVRDNIVLQTYYKNPFSKKGILNFSKITEKAKALIEQFDVRTPSEQTLARALSGGNQQKAIIAREVDRDPDLLIAAQPTRGLDVGAIEFIHKRLIEQRDKGKGVLLLSLELDEILNVSDRIAVIYEGKIVAIVDAKETNEQQLGLLMAGGTKKEQVGTNG; encoded by the coding sequence ATGGAATACGTAATTGAGATGAATAACATTACGAAAGTATTCCCAGGCATTGTAGCGAATGATGATATTACGCTGCAAGTAAAGCAGGGAGAAATACATGCTTTACTTGGAGAAAATGGTGCAGGGAAATCCACATTGATGAATGTACTATTTGGTTTGTACCAACCAGAACAAGGTGAAATTAAAATTAAAGGAAAGCCTGTAAACATTACCAATCCGAATGTGGCAAATGACCTTGGTATTGGAATGGTTCATCAGCACTTTATGCTTGTTCATAATTTTACAGTTACAGAGAATATTATTCTTGGAAATGAACCGAAGAAAAAAGGGAAAATTGCTGTTGAGGAAGCTGCAAAAGAAATTCAAAAACTGTCCGAACAATACGGTTTAGCTGTAGATCCATATGCGAAAATACAGGATATTTCAGTTGGTATGCAGCAACGTGTTGAGATTTTAAAAACACTTTACCGTGGGGCAGAAATTCTAATATTTGATGAACCGACAGCTGTGTTAACACCGCAAGAAATTCATGAGCTAATTCAAATTATGAAAAAGCTTGTACAAGAAGGAAAATCTATTATTCTTATTACACATAAGTTGAAAGAAATTATGGAAGTTTGCGATCGTTGTACGATTATTCGTAAAGGAAAAGGGATTGGAACGGTTGACGTTGCAAATACGGATGAAAATAAACTTGCAGAATTAATGGTCGGACGTCAAGTGAATTTTAAAACAGAAAAAATAGACGCGAAGCCAAAAGAAGAGGTACTTTCAATTGCAAATCTTGTCGTTCACGATGCACGTCAACTACCTGCTGTAAAAGGCCTTGACTTAACTGTTCGTGCGGGGGAAATTGTTGGAATTGCAGGGATTGATGGAAACGGACAAAGTGAATTAATAGAAGCAATTACTGGTTTACGAAAAGTTGAGTCAGGTTCTATTGCAATTAAAGGAAAAGAAATAACAAATTGGCCTGTTAGAAGGATAACAGAAGAAGGAATTGGTCATATTCCAGAAGATCGTCATAAACACGGCCTTGTTCTTGATTTTTCAGTTAGAGATAATATAGTTCTGCAAACGTACTATAAAAATCCTTTCTCAAAGAAAGGGATTTTAAATTTTAGTAAAATTACAGAAAAAGCAAAGGCACTTATTGAACAGTTTGATGTACGTACACCTAGTGAGCAAACGTTAGCGCGCGCTTTATCTGGGGGGAATCAACAAAAAGCAATTATTGCACGTGAAGTAGACCGTGATCCAGATTTATTAATCGCGGCACAACCAACACGTGGTTTAGATGTAGGAGCAATTGAATTTATTCATAAGAGATTAATAGAGCAAAGGGATAAAGGAAAAGGTGTATTACTTTTATCTCTAGAGTTAGATGAAATCTTAAATGTTAGTGACCGAATTGCTGTTATTTATGAAGGGAAAATCGTAGCAATTGTTGATGCGAAAGAAACGAATGAACAACAGCTTGGATTGTTAATGGCTGGAGGAACAAAGAAGGAGCAGGTGGGTACAAATGGCTAA
- a CDS encoding BMP family lipoprotein produces MKKKTGLLLSLTLAASAVLGACGNSDKASSDKKENKEFKVGMVTDVGGVDDKSFNQSSWEGLKKFGKDNELKEKTNYRYLQSEKEADYIPNLKKFSKDKYDLSFGIGYKLEGAIKEVAKEAPKQQFAIVDTVVDAPNVTSITFKDHEGSFLVGAVAAMSTKSNKVGFVGGMKSDLISKFENGFKAGAKAVNPNIEIVSEYAEAFDKPEKGTVLASAMYGQGVDVIYHAAGGTGNGVFTEAKNRKKKGENVWVIGVDRDQNQEGMPENVTLTSMVKRVDIAVEKVAQEAKDGKLKGGKVEAFGLKDDGVGIAKTTDNVKKVNPEILTKVEEFEKKITDGEIKVPATDKEYKEYEASLKK; encoded by the coding sequence ATGAAGAAAAAAACAGGTCTTTTATTATCATTAACATTAGCAGCAAGTGCGGTTTTAGGTGCATGTGGTAACTCGGATAAGGCGAGCAGTGACAAGAAAGAAAATAAAGAATTTAAAGTTGGTATGGTAACAGATGTTGGGGGCGTGGATGATAAATCATTCAACCAATCTTCTTGGGAAGGTTTGAAAAAGTTTGGTAAAGATAATGAATTAAAGGAAAAGACAAATTATCGTTACCTACAGTCTGAAAAAGAAGCAGATTATATTCCAAACTTAAAGAAATTTTCAAAAGATAAGTATGATTTATCTTTCGGAATCGGTTATAAATTAGAAGGTGCAATTAAAGAAGTAGCAAAAGAAGCTCCAAAACAACAATTCGCAATTGTGGATACTGTTGTAGATGCACCGAACGTAACAAGCATTACATTTAAAGATCATGAAGGTTCATTCCTTGTAGGTGCGGTAGCAGCTATGTCAACAAAATCGAATAAAGTAGGATTTGTTGGTGGAATGAAGAGTGATTTAATTAGTAAATTTGAAAATGGATTTAAAGCTGGTGCAAAGGCAGTAAATCCAAATATTGAAATCGTATCTGAATATGCAGAAGCATTTGATAAACCGGAAAAAGGTACAGTTCTTGCTTCAGCAATGTATGGTCAAGGTGTAGATGTAATTTATCATGCTGCTGGTGGTACAGGTAACGGCGTGTTCACTGAAGCGAAAAACCGTAAGAAAAAAGGTGAAAATGTTTGGGTAATTGGTGTTGACCGTGACCAAAACCAAGAAGGTATGCCTGAAAACGTAACATTAACTTCAATGGTAAAACGTGTAGATATCGCTGTTGAAAAAGTAGCACAAGAAGCGAAAGATGGTAAATTAAAAGGCGGTAAAGTAGAAGCGTTTGGCTTAAAAGATGACGGTGTTGGTATCGCAAAAACAACTGACAACGTGAAAAAAGTTAACCCTGAAATTTTAACAAAAGTAGAAGAGTTTGAAAAGAAAATTACAGATGGTGAAATTAAAGTACCAGCTACAGATAAAGAGTATAAAGAATATGAAGCTTCTCTAAAAAAATAA
- a CDS encoding GntR family transcriptional regulator gives MSVKSDSRHLYLRVIDHIKEKIKDGAYKERQKLPSEFDLAKELGVSRATLREALRILEEENVVIRRHGVGTFVNAKPLFSSGIEQLSSITDMISSVGKTPGTIFLSSSTTSLTEEEKEKFNSEDGFNAVMIERVRTADGEPVVYCIDKLAKEILPDLSGYNEESLLTVIHNNTHKRITYAVAHIEPIGYHSKISPILECEPETALLVLKQMHYDQNDEPILYSINYFRADKFSFHVLRKRM, from the coding sequence ATGTCAGTAAAATCCGATAGTCGTCACCTATATTTACGGGTGATTGATCACATCAAAGAAAAAATTAAAGATGGAGCTTACAAAGAAAGGCAGAAGTTACCATCAGAGTTTGATTTAGCAAAAGAACTTGGTGTAAGTAGGGCGACTTTAAGGGAAGCGCTGCGTATTTTAGAAGAAGAAAATGTTGTCATTCGTAGACATGGTGTAGGAACATTTGTAAATGCAAAGCCATTATTTTCTTCTGGGATTGAACAACTTTCTAGTATTACAGATATGATTTCTAGTGTGGGGAAAACACCAGGAACTATCTTTTTATCATCATCTACAACAAGTTTAACAGAAGAAGAAAAAGAGAAGTTTAATAGTGAAGATGGTTTTAATGCAGTAATGATTGAGCGTGTGCGTACAGCAGATGGGGAACCTGTTGTATATTGTATCGATAAACTTGCAAAAGAAATCTTGCCAGATTTATCGGGATACAACGAAGAATCATTGCTTACAGTGATACATAACAATACGCACAAACGTATCACATATGCAGTTGCTCACATTGAGCCAATTGGCTACCATTCTAAAATCTCACCGATTTTAGAATGTGAACCTGAAACGGCACTGCTAGTTTTAAAACAAATGCACTATGATCAAAATGATGAGCCAATCTTATATTCTATCAATTACTTTAGAGCTGACAAGTTTAGCTTCCACGTATTAAGAAAACGTATGTAG
- a CDS encoding DNA translocase FtsK has translation MAKQKQRGTKAKARRTIKPTLYYEIVGLTLFALSIITILQLGVVGKSFVLFFRFFFGEWYIIGVLGVIALSVSFVIKRGWPNLLNKRLIGFYLIVLAILMFSHITLFNLLTKDGAVQNTSVIVSTKDNFFLEMKKGPDSVHLGGGMFGALMFATCYFLFDEVGAYIIGIILVILGILCITNKHIGEVLAPVGRILRSQFEVMQGDYKDWKSKRTAEQTEKKKTTRSTRSKRAAEQEEIIEPMEEISIDPPIISNFTENYPVNEEENKRISEEQEVELITSPSIEEAPPVEESKKKRGEKIVESLEAETSAPPMQFSNVENKDYKLPAIDILKFPKNKQVTNENAEIYENARKLERTFQSFGVKAKVTKVHRGPAVTKYEVYPDMGVKVSKIVSLSDDLALALAAKDIRIEAPIPGKSAVGIEVPNSEVSMVTLREVLDSKANNHPEEKLLIGLGRDITGEAVLARLNKMPHLLVAGATGSGKSVCINGIIVSILMRAKPHEVKLMMIDPKMVELNVYNGVPHLLTPVVTDPKKASQALKKVVSEMERRYELFAHSGTRNIEGYNDHIKEHNSQSEAKQPELPYIVVIVDELADLMMVASSDVEDAIMRLAQMARAAGIHLIIATQRPSVDVITGVIKANIPSRIAFAVSSQTDSRTILDGGGAEKLLGRGDMLFIPIGASKPVRVQGAFLSDDEVERVVEYVIGQQKAQYQEDMIPQDVPDTKQEVEDELYDEAVQLVVEMQTASVSMLQRRFRVGYTRAARLIDAMEMNGVVGPYEGSKPREVLINDVQEKSS, from the coding sequence ATGGCAAAACAAAAGCAAAGAGGGACGAAGGCAAAAGCAAGACGCACGATAAAGCCAACTTTGTATTATGAAATCGTCGGTTTAACTCTTTTTGCACTTTCAATCATTACGATTTTACAGCTAGGTGTTGTAGGGAAATCGTTTGTGTTATTTTTTCGCTTCTTCTTTGGTGAGTGGTACATAATTGGTGTGTTAGGTGTAATAGCTTTATCGGTTTCGTTTGTTATCAAACGTGGATGGCCGAACCTTTTAAATAAACGGTTAATTGGTTTTTATTTAATAGTATTGGCGATATTAATGTTTAGTCATATTACATTATTTAACCTTCTTACGAAAGATGGAGCAGTGCAAAATACTTCTGTTATTGTGAGTACGAAAGATAACTTCTTCCTTGAAATGAAAAAGGGGCCGGATAGCGTTCATTTAGGCGGTGGTATGTTTGGTGCGCTTATGTTCGCGACGTGTTACTTCTTATTTGACGAAGTAGGAGCTTATATCATTGGTATTATTTTAGTGATTCTCGGCATACTTTGTATAACAAATAAGCATATTGGAGAAGTACTTGCCCCTGTAGGAAGAATCCTTAGAAGTCAATTTGAAGTAATGCAAGGGGATTATAAAGATTGGAAATCCAAAAGGACGGCTGAACAAACAGAAAAGAAAAAAACAACGAGAAGCACAAGGAGTAAACGTGCTGCAGAACAAGAAGAGATTATTGAGCCGATGGAAGAGATCTCAATTGATCCTCCAATTATTTCGAATTTCACTGAGAATTATCCTGTAAATGAAGAAGAGAATAAACGAATTAGCGAAGAACAGGAAGTAGAGTTGATCACTTCACCATCTATTGAAGAGGCTCCGCCTGTTGAAGAATCTAAGAAAAAGCGTGGAGAAAAGATTGTAGAATCTTTAGAGGCGGAAACAAGTGCCCCGCCAATGCAATTTTCAAATGTAGAAAATAAAGATTACAAGCTTCCTGCAATTGATATATTGAAATTTCCTAAGAATAAGCAAGTTACAAATGAAAATGCAGAAATTTATGAGAATGCTCGTAAATTAGAACGTACATTCCAAAGTTTTGGAGTGAAAGCGAAAGTAACAAAAGTACATAGAGGTCCTGCAGTTACAAAATATGAAGTGTATCCTGATATGGGAGTAAAGGTAAGCAAAATCGTTAGTTTAAGTGATGATTTAGCACTTGCTTTAGCTGCGAAAGACATTCGTATTGAAGCACCTATTCCCGGGAAATCAGCTGTAGGGATTGAAGTTCCGAACTCAGAAGTATCTATGGTAACGCTTAGAGAAGTTCTTGATTCTAAGGCTAATAATCATCCGGAAGAGAAGTTGTTAATTGGTCTTGGACGAGATATTACAGGTGAAGCTGTATTAGCACGTTTAAATAAAATGCCCCATTTACTAGTAGCTGGTGCGACAGGTAGCGGGAAAAGTGTATGTATTAATGGTATTATTGTTAGTATTTTAATGCGTGCAAAACCACATGAAGTAAAATTAATGATGATTGATCCGAAAATGGTAGAGTTAAATGTATATAACGGTGTTCCGCATTTATTAACACCAGTTGTAACTGATCCGAAAAAAGCATCACAAGCTTTGAAAAAAGTCGTGAGTGAAATGGAACGACGTTATGAGTTATTTGCTCATAGTGGCACGCGTAACATTGAAGGATATAATGATCATATTAAAGAACATAATAGTCAATCAGAAGCGAAACAACCGGAATTACCTTATATTGTAGTAATAGTGGACGAGTTAGCCGATTTAATGATGGTTGCTTCATCAGATGTAGAGGATGCGATTATGCGTTTAGCACAAATGGCTCGTGCAGCTGGTATTCATTTAATTATTGCGACGCAGCGTCCATCAGTTGATGTTATTACGGGAGTTATTAAAGCGAATATTCCATCGCGTATTGCATTCGCGGTATCTTCTCAAACGGACTCTCGTACAATTCTTGACGGTGGTGGTGCAGAGAAACTGCTAGGTCGTGGAGATATGCTGTTTATACCAATTGGTGCATCTAAGCCTGTACGTGTACAAGGTGCATTTTTATCCGATGATGAAGTTGAGAGAGTTGTAGAATATGTTATTGGTCAGCAAAAAGCGCAATATCAAGAAGATATGATTCCACAAGATGTTCCTGATACGAAGCAGGAAGTAGAAGATGAATTATATGATGAAGCAGTTCAGCTTGTAGTGGAAATGCAAACAGCATCTGTTTCTATGTTGCAACGTAGGTTTAGAGTAGGTTATACGCGAGCTGCCCGTTTAATTGATGCAATGGAAATGAATGGTGTAGTAGGTCCGTATGAAGGTAGTAAACCACGAGAAGTGCTCATTAATGATGTACAAGAAAAAAGTTCATAA
- a CDS encoding YlzJ-like family protein, which produces MILYTIMPEQLVYPADYSQCESQKVVNINGVELMVSEEEHGFYSIVRVLSTDPLHYLEFEPGQKITF; this is translated from the coding sequence ATGATTTTATACACAATTATGCCAGAGCAACTTGTATATCCAGCCGATTATTCACAATGTGAAAGTCAAAAAGTTGTAAATATAAACGGTGTTGAATTAATGGTTTCTGAAGAAGAACATGGCTTTTATTCTATTGTACGTGTGTTAAGTACGGATCCGCTACACTACTTAGAGTTTGAGCCCGGTCAGAAAATAACCTTTTAG
- the tepA gene encoding translocation-enhancing protein TepA, translated as MTERDRYTNEGKEAEPKETGKEASIVEKIQQLGQTNVPQMNESSIHCLTIIGQVEGHVQLPPQNKTTKYEHIIPQIVAIEQNPKIEGLLLILNTVGGDVEAGLAISEMVASLSKPTVSLVLGGGHSIGVPIAVSTDYSFIAETATMTIHPIRLTGLVIGVPQTFEYLDKMQERVIRFVTKHSKVTEDRFKELMFAKGNLTRDIGTNVIGGDAVKYGLIDDVGGIGNAIRKLNELIDARMDDSAEGTMLQ; from the coding sequence ATGACAGAACGTGATCGTTATACAAATGAAGGGAAAGAGGCTGAGCCGAAAGAAACTGGGAAAGAAGCTTCAATAGTGGAAAAAATTCAACAGCTAGGGCAAACGAATGTACCACAAATGAATGAATCGAGTATTCATTGTTTAACAATCATTGGGCAGGTGGAAGGTCATGTTCAATTACCGCCGCAAAATAAAACAACAAAATATGAGCATATTATTCCGCAAATTGTTGCGATTGAACAAAATCCGAAAATTGAAGGTTTACTTTTAATATTAAACACAGTTGGTGGTGACGTTGAAGCAGGGCTAGCAATTTCTGAGATGGTAGCTTCGCTTTCGAAACCGACAGTATCTCTTGTTCTGGGCGGGGGACATTCTATCGGTGTACCGATTGCTGTCTCTACGGATTATTCATTTATTGCAGAAACTGCAACGATGACAATTCATCCCATCCGTCTAACAGGTCTTGTTATAGGTGTGCCGCAAACATTTGAGTATTTAGATAAAATGCAAGAAAGAGTCATACGATTTGTGACGAAGCATTCGAAAGTAACAGAAGATCGTTTTAAAGAGCTTATGTTTGCAAAAGGGAATTTGACGCGAGATATTGGGACGAATGTAATTGGTGGAGATGCAGTGAAATATGGTCTTATAGATGATGTCGGTGGTATTGGGAATGCAATTCGAAAACTGAATGAATTAATAGATGCCCGCATGGATGATAGTGCAGAAGGGACAATGTTACAATGA